One region of Intestinimonas massiliensis (ex Afouda et al. 2020) genomic DNA includes:
- the rsmI gene encoding 16S rRNA (cytidine(1402)-2'-O)-methyltransferase: MPGTLYLVPTPIGNLGDISRRMADTLAAVDFIAAEDTRVTVKLLNHLGLKKPMLSYYRHNTGASGAAVLSRLLAGEDCALVTDAGTPAVSDPGEELVAQCAAAGVSVVSIPGPCALVTALAASGLPTGRFTFEGFLAMNKKNRRAHLEQLRGEQRTMLFYEAPHKLTATLRDLRDTFGPERRISLCRELTKLHEEVRRTTLGEAAAWYEENPPKGEFVLVVEGGCPPAEDSATLEDGLARLLALQGQGCSLKDAARQAAAELGLPRKALYDRAVSSKKDE; encoded by the coding sequence ATGCCCGGAACCTTGTACCTGGTCCCCACCCCCATCGGCAACCTGGGAGATATCTCCCGGCGGATGGCCGATACCCTGGCGGCGGTGGACTTCATCGCCGCTGAGGACACCCGTGTCACCGTGAAGCTACTCAATCATCTGGGGCTGAAAAAGCCGATGCTGAGCTATTACCGGCACAACACCGGCGCCAGCGGGGCGGCGGTCCTCAGCCGCCTTCTGGCGGGCGAAGACTGCGCTCTGGTCACTGACGCGGGCACCCCTGCGGTCAGCGACCCCGGCGAGGAGTTGGTGGCCCAGTGCGCCGCCGCCGGTGTGAGCGTGGTTTCCATCCCGGGACCTTGCGCCCTGGTCACCGCGCTGGCGGCCTCGGGCCTGCCCACCGGCCGGTTTACCTTTGAGGGATTTTTGGCTATGAACAAGAAAAATCGCCGGGCCCACCTGGAGCAGCTCCGGGGTGAGCAGCGGACCATGCTGTTCTACGAGGCGCCCCACAAGCTGACGGCCACCCTGCGGGATCTGCGGGATACCTTTGGCCCCGAGCGGCGTATCTCTCTGTGCCGGGAGCTCACCAAGCTCCACGAGGAGGTCCGCCGCACCACCCTGGGCGAGGCGGCCGCGTGGTATGAGGAAAACCCGCCCAAGGGGGAGTTCGTCCTGGTGGTGGAGGGGGGCTGCCCGCCCGCAGAGGACAGTGCCACCCTGGAGGACGGGCTGGCACGGCTGCTTGCTCTGCAAGGCCAGGGCTGCTCCCTGAAGGACGCCGCCCGGCAGGCGGCGGCGGAGCTGGGACTTCCGCGCAAGGCCCTTTATGACCGGGCGGTGTCGTCGAAGAAGGACGAATGA
- a CDS encoding GNAT family N-acetyltransferase, giving the protein MTLMEIRAITARTAPDGFDRLENPDHSFHVCPEMPSYFQALDRGRPVGSLSVFLPTADTAEISACVRPSCRRQGIFRALLQEAVAVLRPAGCRRLLFPCQGDSSDGRAVASHWGLALDHSEYLMYYGGAHAAPRVSVSLRPAQETDRSALEVLYSAAFPGNGGMAAGCLQEGILCRVLERQGRLAGAACVNLRGEALSIFGVAVDPALQGQGLGGGLMAALLDGLAPLRGKRHVLLEVDGGNERARRLYASSGFTVRRLVEYYSLPLLQAAPSGA; this is encoded by the coding sequence ATGACCCTCATGGAAATCCGCGCCATCACTGCACGGACGGCTCCAGACGGCTTCGACCGGCTGGAAAATCCGGACCATTCCTTTCATGTCTGCCCCGAGATGCCCAGCTACTTCCAGGCTCTGGACCGGGGCCGGCCGGTGGGTTCGCTGTCCGTCTTCCTGCCAACCGCCGACACCGCGGAGATCAGCGCCTGCGTCCGTCCGTCCTGCCGCCGGCAGGGGATCTTCCGCGCTCTGCTTCAGGAGGCGGTCGCCGTCCTGCGGCCCGCCGGCTGCCGGCGGCTGCTGTTCCCCTGCCAGGGGGACAGCAGCGACGGCCGTGCCGTGGCCTCCCACTGGGGCCTAGCCCTGGACCACTCCGAATATCTGATGTACTACGGCGGCGCCCATGCCGCGCCCCGCGTCTCGGTCTCCCTTCGCCCGGCACAGGAGACCGACCGTTCCGCCCTGGAAGTCCTCTATTCCGCCGCCTTCCCCGGCAATGGCGGAATGGCCGCCGGCTGTCTGCAGGAGGGCATCCTCTGCCGGGTGCTGGAGCGGCAAGGCCGCCTGGCGGGCGCCGCCTGTGTCAACCTCCGGGGAGAGGCCCTGTCTATCTTCGGCGTGGCGGTAGACCCCGCGCTCCAAGGGCAGGGCCTGGGCGGCGGGCTTATGGCCGCCCTGCTGGACGGGCTGGCCCCTCTGCGTGGCAAACGGCACGTGCTGCTGGAGGTGGACGGCGGCAATGAGCGGGCCCGCCGCCTGTATGCCTCCAGCGGTTTTACGGTGCGGCGACTGGTGGAGTATTACTCTCTTCCCCTTCTGCAAGCTGCTCCATCAGGTGCTTGA
- the nrdG gene encoding anaerobic ribonucleoside-triphosphate reductase activating protein, which translates to MKESQKEGRAVRIANTISDSIVDGPGLRLTVFAQGCPHRCPDCHNPETHDPAGGREAELAELIALLDTNPLLQGLTLSGGDPFLQAAECAALARAARDRGLDVWTYTGWTYEQLLTEGDPDRLALLDATDVLVDGPFVAARKSYAALFRGSDNQRLIDLRKTEREGRVVLWTRPDPLAHFTVPES; encoded by the coding sequence ATGAAAGAATCGCAAAAGGAGGGACGCGCCGTGCGCATCGCCAATACCATCTCCGACTCCATCGTGGACGGCCCCGGTCTGCGGCTGACGGTCTTCGCCCAGGGCTGCCCCCACCGCTGCCCCGACTGCCACAACCCGGAGACCCACGACCCGGCGGGGGGACGGGAGGCGGAGTTGGCGGAGCTCATCGCCCTGTTGGACACCAACCCGCTGCTCCAGGGGCTGACCCTGTCCGGCGGCGACCCCTTCCTCCAGGCGGCGGAGTGCGCCGCTCTGGCCCGGGCGGCCCGGGACCGGGGTCTGGACGTGTGGACCTACACCGGCTGGACCTATGAGCAGCTTTTGACGGAGGGCGACCCGGACCGGCTGGCCCTGCTGGACGCCACCGATGTGCTGGTGGACGGCCCCTTTGTAGCGGCCCGGAAGTCCTATGCCGCCCTGTTCCGGGGCTCGGACAACCAGCGGCTCATCGACCTAAGAAAAACCGAACGGGAGGGCCGGGTGGTCCTGTGGACCCGGCCCGACCCGCTGGCTCACTTTACGGTGCCGGAATCCTGA
- a CDS encoding NUDIX hydrolase: MTIGDFERRFMDHTPVLMDVRAHYAVLVPLVEWQGEPYLLLEVRSETLNRQPGEVCFPGGRMEPGEGPTQCAFRETREELGIPASAIRPIARLDELHHRDGTLLHPVLAQVDAGAVVHMSASHAEVKETFLAPVRFFRENPPQVYHYPLRAEVGEDFPYHLIGFDRGYRWRAGGMEVPIWSYRGHAVWGLTARIIKHLMEQLAEGEESNTPPVAAP; encoded by the coding sequence ATGACCATCGGTGATTTTGAGCGGAGGTTCATGGACCACACCCCCGTCCTGATGGACGTGCGGGCCCACTACGCCGTGCTGGTGCCCCTGGTGGAGTGGCAGGGGGAGCCCTATCTGCTCCTGGAGGTCCGCTCGGAGACGCTGAACCGCCAGCCGGGGGAGGTCTGCTTCCCCGGCGGCCGGATGGAGCCCGGTGAGGGGCCCACCCAGTGCGCCTTCCGGGAGACCCGGGAGGAGCTGGGCATCCCCGCCTCGGCCATCCGGCCCATCGCCCGGCTGGACGAGCTCCACCACCGGGACGGCACCCTGCTCCACCCGGTGCTGGCCCAGGTGGACGCCGGGGCGGTGGTCCACATGTCGGCCAGCCACGCCGAGGTGAAGGAGACCTTTCTGGCGCCGGTGCGCTTTTTTCGGGAGAATCCGCCTCAGGTGTACCACTACCCCCTGCGGGCCGAGGTGGGGGAGGACTTCCCCTACCACCTCATCGGCTTCGACCGGGGCTACCGCTGGCGGGCGGGGGGGATGGAGGTGCCCATCTGGAGCTATCGGGGCCACGCCGTCTGGGGCCTTACCGCCCGCATCATCAAGCACCTGATGGAGCAGCTTGCAGAAGGGGAAGAGAGTAATACTCCACCAGTCGCCGCACCGTAA
- a CDS encoding class I SAM-dependent rRNA methyltransferase produces MEQAAVRLKKGEGRSFKAGGPWIYDNEIDLLTGPWENGGLVRIEDYNGYVLGHGFVNTNSAITVRALSRRADAVIDEAFLDRRVRAAWQYRKDTVDTACCRLIFGEADFLPGLVVDKFSDVLVVESLALGIDRLKGTILRLLTRALAEDGIHIRGVYERSDAKVRLKEGMERVKGFLSEPFDPKVEIVENGLQYVVDVAEGQKTGFFLDQKYNRLAIQPLARGGRALDCFTHTGAFALNAAKGGAAEVLGVDASETGVLQARENAALNGMDGQVGFTCRDVFDLLPELERRDERFDLVILDPPAFTKSRASVKKAVRGYREINRRGIALVRDGGYLATCSCSHFMTPELFAQTVGEAARDARRRLRQVEYRTQSPDHPILWGADESYYLKFYIFQVCDDR; encoded by the coding sequence ATGGAACAGGCGGCGGTCCGCCTCAAAAAAGGGGAGGGCCGGTCCTTTAAGGCCGGCGGCCCCTGGATTTACGACAACGAGATCGACCTTCTCACCGGCCCCTGGGAAAACGGCGGGCTGGTGCGCATCGAGGACTACAACGGCTATGTGCTGGGCCACGGCTTCGTCAACACAAACTCTGCCATCACCGTGCGGGCCCTTTCCCGCCGGGCCGACGCCGTCATCGACGAGGCCTTCCTGGACCGGCGGGTCCGGGCGGCCTGGCAGTACCGGAAGGACACCGTGGACACCGCCTGCTGCCGCCTCATTTTCGGGGAGGCCGACTTTTTGCCCGGCCTGGTGGTGGACAAGTTCTCCGACGTGCTGGTGGTGGAGTCCCTGGCCCTGGGCATCGACCGGCTGAAGGGGACCATCCTCCGCCTGCTGACGCGGGCCCTGGCCGAGGACGGCATTCACATCCGGGGCGTCTATGAGCGCAGCGACGCCAAGGTGCGGCTCAAAGAAGGCATGGAGCGGGTGAAGGGCTTCCTGTCCGAGCCGTTCGACCCCAAGGTGGAGATCGTGGAGAACGGCTTGCAGTACGTTGTGGACGTGGCCGAGGGACAGAAAACCGGCTTCTTCCTGGACCAGAAGTACAACCGGTTGGCCATCCAGCCCCTGGCCCGGGGCGGTCGGGCCCTGGACTGCTTTACCCATACCGGAGCCTTCGCCCTCAACGCCGCCAAGGGCGGCGCGGCAGAGGTGCTGGGGGTGGACGCCTCGGAGACCGGGGTGCTGCAGGCCCGGGAGAACGCTGCCCTCAACGGCATGGACGGACAGGTGGGCTTCACGTGCCGCGACGTGTTTGACCTGCTGCCTGAGCTGGAGCGGCGGGACGAGCGGTTCGACCTGGTGATTCTGGACCCGCCCGCCTTCACCAAGTCCCGGGCCTCGGTCAAAAAGGCGGTCCGGGGTTACCGGGAGATCAACCGCCGGGGGATCGCCCTGGTGCGGGATGGAGGCTATCTGGCCACCTGCTCCTGCTCCCACTTCATGACGCCGGAGCTCTTCGCCCAGACCGTGGGAGAGGCTGCCCGGGACGCCCGCCGACGGCTGCGGCAGGTGGAGTACCGCACCCAGTCCCCCGATCACCCTATCCTCTGGGGGGCGGATGAGTCCTATTACCTGAAGTTTTATATCTTCCAGGTCTGCGATGACCGATAA
- a CDS encoding tRNA1(Val) (adenine(37)-N6)-methyltransferase, producing the protein MDGCKNQYTTQGGRITIERTERLGRYTLVQTADCFPLGGDTLALGDFATLRRGWRVCDLGCGSGALGLLLLEREPSLALTGVERNPAAAAVADRNFRENGVEGRVCAGDLRDPELLPAGSFDLAVSNPPWFREGGGASGGSARMEHACTLDELCAAAGRLVRNGGRFALVHRPERLADLLEALRSHGLEPKRLRLVQHRADAPPSAVLAEAVRQGRPGLEILPALLRTP; encoded by the coding sequence ATGGATGGATGCAAAAACCAGTATACCACGCAAGGGGGACGGATTACCATAGAGCGGACAGAGCGGCTGGGGCGCTATACCCTGGTACAGACGGCGGACTGCTTCCCCCTGGGGGGCGACACCCTGGCCCTGGGGGACTTTGCCACCCTGCGGCGGGGCTGGCGGGTGTGTGATCTGGGCTGCGGCTCCGGGGCGCTGGGGCTGCTTCTGCTGGAGCGGGAGCCCAGCCTGGCCCTCACCGGTGTGGAACGGAACCCGGCCGCCGCTGCGGTGGCGGACCGGAACTTTCGGGAAAACGGCGTGGAAGGGCGCGTCTGCGCCGGGGATCTGCGGGACCCGGAACTGCTGCCCGCCGGCAGTTTTGACCTAGCGGTGTCCAACCCGCCCTGGTTCCGGGAGGGCGGCGGGGCGTCCGGCGGGTCCGCCCGGATGGAGCACGCCTGTACCCTGGACGAGCTGTGCGCTGCCGCCGGGCGGCTGGTGCGAAACGGCGGGCGCTTTGCCCTGGTCCACCGGCCGGAGCGGCTGGCCGACCTGCTGGAGGCCTTGCGGTCCCATGGGCTGGAGCCCAAGCGGCTGCGGCTGGTCCAACACCGGGCGGATGCCCCGCCCTCGGCGGTGCTGGCCGAGGCTGTCCGTCAGGGCAGGCCGGGGCTGGAGATTCTGCCCGCCCTGCTGCGCACCCCATGA
- a CDS encoding spore maturation protein, whose protein sequence is MDLIFTMLVPLIIAVVALYGMLRRVDVYDALVQGAGDGLGVLIRIVPPLIGLLTAVYMLRASGALELAGEALSPVLARLGIPVETIALLLVRPVSGSAALGVGAELIQTYGPDSLIGRTAAVMLGSTETTFYTIAVYFGAAGIVKTRYAVPAALCADLAGFMAAAWAVRVLFE, encoded by the coding sequence ATGGATCTCATCTTCACCATGCTGGTGCCCCTTATCATCGCCGTGGTGGCCCTGTACGGCATGCTGCGGCGGGTGGACGTATACGACGCCCTGGTCCAGGGGGCGGGAGACGGCCTTGGGGTCCTGATCCGCATCGTACCGCCCCTCATCGGCCTGCTGACGGCGGTGTATATGCTCCGAGCTTCCGGCGCCCTGGAGCTGGCGGGGGAGGCACTCTCTCCGGTGCTGGCCCGGCTGGGCATCCCCGTGGAGACCATCGCCCTGCTGCTGGTCCGGCCGGTCAGCGGCAGCGCTGCCCTGGGGGTGGGGGCCGAGCTCATCCAGACCTATGGGCCGGACTCCCTCATCGGCCGGACGGCGGCGGTGATGCTGGGTTCCACCGAGACCACCTTTTACACCATAGCCGTCTATTTCGGGGCAGCGGGCATTGTCAAGACCCGCTACGCAGTCCCGGCCGCCCTCTGCGCCGACCTGGCGGGGTTTATGGCGGCCGCCTGGGCGGTGCGGGTGCTGTTTGAGTGA
- a CDS encoding AbrB/MazE/SpoVT family DNA-binding domain-containing protein: protein MKSTGIVRKVDELGRIVLPIELRRTLDIAEKDSLEIYVDGASIVLKKYQPACIFCDDAKDVINFKGKNVCPNCIRELMSK from the coding sequence ATGAAGTCAACCGGAATTGTACGTAAAGTAGATGAGCTTGGGCGCATCGTGCTGCCGATCGAGCTGCGGCGCACTCTCGATATCGCCGAAAAAGACTCGCTGGAGATCTATGTGGATGGTGCATCCATCGTCCTCAAAAAGTATCAGCCGGCCTGCATCTTCTGCGATGATGCCAAGGATGTAATTAATTTTAAGGGGAAAAACGTTTGCCCCAACTGCATCCGTGAGCTGATGAGCAAGTAA
- a CDS encoding nucleoside recognition domain-containing protein gives MAMSIIWTGMVLVSILCGLATGRGPAVATAALDGAAAAVELCLSLAGVLCLWMGVMEIMRRSGLSQKLSRLLMPVLRRLYPAFARDREVMDTIAANVSANLLGLGNAATPLGLEAARKMSRRTPGVANDALCMLVVCNTASIQLIPTTVAAVRAGAGCAAPFDILPATWLASAISVSVGILAAKLFAKIWRT, from the coding sequence ATGGCGATGTCGATCATTTGGACCGGGATGGTCCTGGTATCCATCCTGTGCGGACTGGCGACGGGCCGCGGACCGGCGGTGGCCACGGCCGCCCTGGACGGGGCGGCGGCGGCGGTGGAGCTGTGCCTCTCCCTGGCGGGTGTGCTGTGCCTGTGGATGGGGGTCATGGAGATCATGCGGCGCTCCGGCCTGTCCCAGAAGCTGTCCCGGCTGCTGATGCCGGTGCTCCGGCGGCTCTACCCCGCCTTCGCCCGGGACAGGGAGGTGATGGACACCATTGCGGCCAATGTGTCGGCTAATTTGCTGGGGCTGGGCAACGCTGCCACGCCCCTGGGTCTGGAGGCCGCCCGGAAGATGAGCCGCAGGACCCCGGGTGTGGCCAACGACGCGCTTTGCATGCTGGTGGTGTGCAACACCGCCTCCATCCAGCTTATCCCCACCACCGTGGCGGCGGTACGGGCCGGAGCCGGGTGCGCCGCACCCTTCGATATCCTGCCCGCCACCTGGCTGGCCTCGGCCATCTCGGTGAGCGTAGGTATCCTGGCGGCCAAGCTCTTCGCAAAGATCTGGAGGACATGA